The sequence below is a genomic window from Cicer arietinum cultivar CDC Frontier isolate Library 1 chromosome 6, Cicar.CDCFrontier_v2.0, whole genome shotgun sequence.
CAAGTGTCTCAAAAGTACAAAACTGATATAATATAAATGAATTGATTTCTTACATGCAGGATTGACCAAAGAATCTGTTGAGTAGCTAGGTCTATCATTTCTTAACTGCGGTGCATCAGAGGCATAAGTTGAAGAGTAATAGTTGAGACCAATAAAATCAAATGAACCAATGAGTAATTTAGCTTGCTTTGTATTGAATTTTGGCAACCTAGCACCAACAAGGGCTCTCATGGTTTTGGGATACTCTCCTGATGTTAGTGGATCCATAAACctgaaataaataaactttggATTAAACTTTTGGTCCACAAAAATAAATCAACCTTTCTCAttcaaaatatgcatatgaattttaaagataaaacaAACTAACTAGAATTAATGAGTGAGTGAAAGAGGATCTCTTACCATCCATACATAAAATCAATTGCTCTTTGTGTTGCTCTTTGATCATATTTAGAATTGGTGAATGGAATATACCAATTAGCTACTAATGTTATGCCTATTTCACCATTTTGCAATTCCTGTAGATAAAACATTTTAGGTTGTTATTACCATTCATTTTGTAAAATCAAAACTtctaaataaaaagtaaaattcaatttatcaagacttttttttagattttgctTTAGGCCTCAAGAAAGGTTGGATTGGCCCTACATACCTGATACTTTGTCTTGTACACTTGAACAGCTGCTGCATGTGCAAGAAGTTGGTAGTGTGTAACTAAATAAGGCTCTGTTGCAGAATCACCACCTGTGCAATTTGGGTTCAACCAACTAGAGCATCGACCTGGTGCCATTCTCCCATTTGCATAGCCATGTTGGCTGTAGCCCCATGGCTCATTCAAAGTAACCCAATTTTTTACCCTATCACCAAATTCCTTGAAACAAAGCTCCGCATAATCTTGAAAATCTTTTCTGAAAATTGAAACGAATATGGAACAAATTACAATCATATGTAACTATGTATTGTATCTGCCTAAGTAAAAATAAGCTATGTTATAGATACTCACATTATAAGAGGACTTAAGAATCCGCCGTATTCATCTTCTAAAACTTGAGGGAGATCCCAATGAAAAAGGGTCACTAATGGTTGTATAcctacaataatttttaattaattaattttcttcataatgAATTATACtcatcaacaaaaaatatttatcttgacAATCTTACTGAAATGAGATTCAAATACTAAAATAAGAGGTTGCATAAATTTCTAACCATTAGTCAATAGTTCGTTGATGAAGCTGTTGTAAAAGTTGATTCCTTCTTGATTTATACCACCACTAAGCTTTCCTTCTGTatggataaattaattatcataaataaaaccattaagttaaacaTCCAATTAATAAGATGAAAGTTTTGAGAATATTCATGAACCGATTTGACTTACTTGGCAAGATTCTAGACCATGATATGGAGAATCTGTAGGAATCCAAATTCATATCTTTGATCATCGCAACATCTTCCTATAATACACATGgacaataatatattaattattttatcaaaccaaacctcaaaataaaaaagaaatactaCAAAAAATACTCACAAAATTAGTACATATAATTAAGCAGAGTTAATAATTACCTTGTATCTATGATATGTGTCAAGGGATACATCTCCATTGCTTCCATCTTTGATCTTTTCTGCATATCCATTcaaattatacaaatattaaattaaagattgtaaaattgtggttgtcaccatgaaaagataaaaacagagagatagtatatatatatatataccaggATATTTATGGGTAAAGGTGTCCCATACACTTGGTGTTCTACCACCTTCAGCTGCTGCACCTTCAAACTAATCATGCATACATATTAAAAACACAATATAATCAATCAAGAATGTCTTATGTATAATAATTTGAGTAATACTACAGAAAGGTAGAagagtatttttaatttatttataaattattgttattaaattaattgttacgtcagtgtttcaaatttgaacTCGAGACTCTATTGTTACAAGAGTATTTAATTAAGTACCTGATAGGAAGAGGAACCTGCCCCAAAGATAAAGCCTTTAGGGAAACTGTTCCGATTCAATGATGAAATGTCACGAATAGGTTCAATTTCAGCACTTTTTGTGCAATTTAGATTAATATTTGATTCGCTAAGAAGAAAAGCAATGAGGCAAAGAATGTAATTGAAAGCCATATTTGATGATaaggatttatttaatttatttttaaaaggatgatgattttgttaaatataGCAATTGGCTCTGTTTCTATGAATTTGATGAGTATGCTAAAATCGTTTTATGTTTGGTGGGAAATGCAAGCGTGTCAGGCCTTCTTATATAGTAGTAGGAAACTAAGCAACtagttaattaatactattaaaatatatttgcgGAGATGTAGATGAAGAGAACTGCGCTTTAAAATAAGTAATTAGGGTTGTTAATGAATTTAAGTTAAATactaattatttcttttaattttttaagtgtgCTAAGAACATCTTCAAGTGTGAATTCAATAGGGTTCATTGAATGGGGTCTATCATGCCATATcatattgaaataatttattcattttttacttcAATGGTGAACTCACATGTTCATTAAAAATGGTCCACCactaacaaattatttatttattattatttataaattaatacaaataaaagGTAACCGTATCAAAGTACAGTTCCTTCGTGAAAGAACGGTGATGACAACTTAACACATCTATGAACTCGCAAAACTGACGGTTACGTAaatacacttttatatatttagtcaAAAAGcataaaacaatattattgaagCGTTGCCACTCTTGAGTGTTGACCGGTCAAATGGAAAAACAAATAAGGCGGCCAATCTTTTCTAAGTGTCGT
It includes:
- the LOC101500576 gene encoding cyanogenic beta-glucosidase-like; this translates as MAFNYILCLIAFLLSESNINLNCTKSAEIEPIRDISSLNRNSFPKGFIFGAGSSSYQFEGAAAEGGRTPSVWDTFTHKYPEKIKDGSNGDVSLDTYHRYKEDVAMIKDMNLDSYRFSISWSRILPKGKLSGGINQEGINFYNSFINELLTNGIQPLVTLFHWDLPQVLEDEYGGFLSPLIIKDFQDYAELCFKEFGDRVKNWVTLNEPWGYSQHGYANGRMAPGRCSSWLNPNCTGGDSATEPYLVTHYQLLAHAAAVQVYKTKYQELQNGEIGITLVANWYIPFTNSKYDQRATQRAIDFMYGWFMDPLTSGEYPKTMRALVGARLPKFNTKQAKLLIGSFDFIGLNYYSSTYASDAPQLRNDRPSYSTDSLVNPAFERNGKPIGIKVASDWLYVYPKGILDLLLYTKEKYNNPSIYITENGINEYEDSTLSIEESLMDTFRIDYHFRHLFYLRSAIREGVNVKGYYVWSLFDSFEWYSGYSVRFGMTFVDYKNGLKRYQKLSALWFKNFLKRESRLMSLIRKIMELFQ